A genomic stretch from Thauera sp. GDN1 includes:
- a CDS encoding response regulator transcription factor, whose protein sequence is MVRVFLVSNFRLMLHGIEALLAQHPQRFMLVGTAQGFDALPQVVSQAHADLVLLDIDFAPEQVLAAVEALHAHARQVPVLLLSRLADRMLQDRAVLAGARGVIGSDVAPELFLTALEKVRAGQIWLDREATGRIFVAFSRQSAGAHSDPIAERLAELTEREQDILVCLLRHSAEPGKAIARRLHISESTLRNHLTSIYDKFGVAGRNGLLAYAFEHRLGDRLEHASGVQRQRDRLGGGMPLPG, encoded by the coding sequence ATGGTTCGCGTTTTTCTGGTCAGCAATTTCCGCCTGATGCTCCACGGCATCGAGGCCTTGCTCGCCCAGCATCCGCAGCGCTTCATGCTGGTCGGGACCGCGCAGGGTTTCGACGCCCTGCCGCAAGTCGTCAGCCAGGCTCACGCCGATCTCGTCCTGCTCGACATCGACTTCGCGCCCGAGCAGGTGCTGGCCGCGGTCGAAGCCCTGCACGCCCACGCCCGCCAGGTACCGGTGCTGCTGCTCAGCCGCCTCGCCGACCGCATGCTGCAGGACCGCGCGGTGCTTGCCGGCGCGCGCGGCGTCATCGGCAGCGACGTCGCCCCCGAACTCTTCCTCACCGCGCTGGAAAAGGTGCGCGCCGGGCAGATCTGGCTCGACCGCGAAGCCACCGGGCGCATCTTCGTCGCCTTCTCGCGCCAGAGCGCCGGCGCGCACAGCGACCCGATCGCCGAACGCCTCGCCGAACTCACCGAGCGCGAGCAGGACATCCTCGTCTGCCTGCTGCGCCACAGCGCCGAGCCCGGCAAGGCGATCGCACGCCGGCTGCACATCAGCGAAAGCACGCTGCGCAACCACCTCACCTCGATCTACGACAAGTTCGGCGTCGCCGGCCGTAACGGGCTGCTCGCCTACGCCTTCGAGCACCGCCTGGGCGACCGCCTGGAGCACGCCTCCGGCGTGCAGCGCCAGCGCGACCGCCTCGGCGGCGGCATGCCGCTCCCGGGCTGA
- a CDS encoding enoyl-CoA hydratase-related protein, which translates to MTLPTVHDARLQLDNRVATLTLARDDVRNALTGTALIDDIVNVADWVNTCDEVSVLVITGEGSAFSAGGNVKDMAARGGDFAGDVAEVATRYRRGIQRIPLALQAVEVPIIAAVNGPAIGAGFDLANMADIRIASTRAKFGETFLNLGIIPGDGGAWFMQRLIGYQQAFELTLSGRIVGAEEAKTLGIVLEVVEPEQLLTRAHELAARFAAQPPKALRLTKRLMKMAQRMELKDFLDLCAAFQGMCHNEPEHLEAVNRMLARS; encoded by the coding sequence ATGACCCTGCCCACCGTCCACGACGCCCGCCTGCAACTCGACAACCGCGTCGCCACCCTCACGCTGGCGCGCGACGACGTGCGCAACGCGCTCACCGGCACCGCGCTGATCGACGACATCGTCAACGTCGCCGACTGGGTGAACACCTGCGACGAGGTCTCGGTGCTCGTCATCACCGGCGAAGGCTCGGCTTTCTCGGCCGGTGGCAACGTCAAGGACATGGCTGCGCGCGGCGGCGACTTCGCCGGCGACGTGGCCGAGGTCGCCACCCGCTATCGCCGCGGCATCCAGCGCATCCCGCTGGCGCTGCAGGCGGTCGAGGTGCCGATCATCGCCGCGGTCAATGGCCCGGCGATCGGCGCCGGCTTCGACCTCGCCAACATGGCCGACATCCGCATCGCTTCCACCCGCGCGAAGTTCGGCGAGACCTTCCTCAACCTGGGCATCATCCCCGGCGACGGCGGCGCCTGGTTCATGCAGCGCCTGATCGGCTACCAGCAGGCCTTCGAGCTCACGCTATCGGGCCGCATCGTCGGCGCCGAGGAGGCGAAGACGCTGGGCATCGTGCTCGAGGTGGTCGAGCCCGAGCAGCTGCTGACGCGCGCCCACGAGCTGGCCGCGCGCTTCGCCGCCCAGCCGCCGAAGGCCCTTCGCCTGACCAAGCGCCTGATGAAGATGGCGCAGCGCATGGAACTCAAGGACTTCCTCGACCTGTGCGCCGCCTTCCAGGGCATGTGCCACAACGAGCCCGAGCACCTCGAGGCGGTCAACCGCATGCTCGCGCGCTCCTGA
- a CDS encoding AMP nucleosidase, with product MDGHAPQFDVEDFADPAAALTRVHEIYDLAVDHLRRGLQHYVDGADVGRHVRACYPLLRVRTDTVARADSRLSYGFVAGPGVFETTLTRPDLFADYYLEQFRLLVENHGVALQVGSSTQPIPVHFALPEHDYLEGHLGPARRRLLRDHFDLPDLGAMDDGIANGTFEPGPGEPHPLALFTAPRVDYSLHRLRHYTGTRPAHFQNFVLFTNYQFYIDEFIRLGRELMADTASGHGYEAFVEPGNVVTRRADLPPQAEDAEGNPPPRLPQMPAYHLVRGDRGGITMVNIGVGPANAKTITDHIAVLRPHAWIMLGHCAGLRNSQHLGDYVLAHGYVREDHVLDEELPPWVPIPPLAEVQVALEAAVAEVTQLSGYELKRLMRTGTVASTDNRNWELLPSHGMSTSPERRFSQSRAVALDMESATIAANGFRFRVPYGTLLCVSDKPLHGEIKLPGMADKFYRERVDQHLRIGIRALEQLREQGVDRLHSRKLRSFAEVAFQ from the coding sequence ATGGACGGCCACGCCCCCCAGTTCGACGTCGAGGATTTCGCCGATCCGGCGGCGGCATTGACCCGGGTGCACGAGATCTACGACCTCGCGGTCGACCACCTGCGCCGCGGCCTGCAGCACTACGTCGATGGCGCCGACGTCGGCCGCCACGTGCGTGCCTGCTATCCGCTGCTGCGCGTGCGCACCGACACCGTGGCGCGCGCGGATTCGCGCCTGTCCTACGGTTTCGTCGCCGGGCCGGGCGTGTTCGAGACCACGCTGACGCGACCGGACCTGTTCGCCGACTACTACCTGGAGCAGTTCCGCTTGCTGGTGGAGAACCACGGCGTGGCGCTGCAGGTGGGCAGCAGCACGCAGCCGATCCCGGTGCATTTCGCCCTGCCCGAGCACGACTACCTGGAAGGCCACCTCGGCCCCGCGCGCCGCCGCCTGCTGCGCGACCACTTCGACCTGCCCGATCTCGGCGCGATGGACGACGGCATCGCCAACGGCACCTTCGAGCCCGGCCCGGGCGAGCCTCATCCGCTGGCGCTGTTCACCGCGCCGCGGGTGGATTACTCGCTGCACCGGCTGCGCCACTACACCGGCACGCGGCCGGCGCACTTCCAGAACTTCGTGCTGTTCACCAACTACCAGTTCTACATCGACGAGTTCATCCGCCTCGGCCGCGAGCTCATGGCCGATACCGCCTCCGGCCACGGCTACGAGGCCTTCGTCGAGCCGGGCAACGTGGTCACACGCCGCGCCGACCTTCCGCCACAGGCCGAGGACGCCGAGGGCAACCCGCCGCCGCGCCTGCCGCAGATGCCGGCCTACCACCTGGTGCGCGGCGACCGCGGCGGCATCACCATGGTCAATATCGGCGTCGGCCCGGCCAACGCCAAGACCATCACCGACCACATCGCGGTGCTCCGCCCCCATGCGTGGATCATGCTCGGCCACTGCGCCGGGCTGCGCAACAGCCAGCACCTGGGCGACTACGTGCTCGCCCACGGCTACGTGCGCGAGGACCACGTGCTCGACGAAGAGCTGCCGCCCTGGGTGCCGATCCCGCCGCTCGCCGAGGTGCAGGTGGCGCTCGAGGCCGCGGTGGCCGAGGTCACGCAGTTGTCCGGCTACGAGCTCAAGCGCCTGATGCGTACCGGCACCGTCGCCAGCACCGACAACCGCAACTGGGAGCTGCTGCCCTCGCACGGCATGTCGACTAGCCCCGAGCGCCGCTTCAGCCAGAGCCGCGCGGTGGCGCTGGACATGGAGTCCGCCACCATCGCCGCCAACGGTTTCCGCTTCCGCGTGCCCTACGGCACCCTGCTGTGCGTCAGCGACAAGCCGCTGCACGGCGAGATCAAGCTGCCCGGCATGGCCGACAAGTTCTACCGCGAGCGCGTCGACCAGCACCTGCGCATCGGCATCCGCGCGCTCGAGCAGCTGCGCGAGCAGGGCGTCGACCGCCTGCACAGCCGCAAGCTGCGCAGCTTCGCCGAGGTGGCGTTCCAGTAG
- a CDS encoding PilZ domain-containing protein → MNTRSEPFCKRAHERVRVTWPVKLGALRGWTRDVSDEGVFLELEEDVGAEADVRFDIDMSTPLGPMHMHCSGRVVRKEPRCGCTGIAVRMTDSRIEVTSWRN, encoded by the coding sequence ATGAACACGCGATCCGAGCCCTTCTGCAAACGCGCACACGAACGGGTCCGCGTGACCTGGCCGGTGAAGCTGGGCGCGCTGCGGGGGTGGACGCGCGATGTCAGCGACGAGGGCGTGTTCCTGGAACTGGAGGAGGACGTCGGCGCGGAGGCGGATGTGCGCTTCGACATCGACATGAGTACCCCGCTCGGACCGATGCACATGCATTGCAGCGGCCGGGTGGTGAGAAAAGAGCCACGGTGTGGGTGCACAGGCATTGCCGTACGCATGACCGACTCGCGCATTGAAGTCACTTCATGGCGAAACTGA
- a CDS encoding radical SAM protein, with protein MTQLNTPYPSTAYLTGFLRSRGVDAVQEDLALKLVLRLLSPAGLDDIRACAEALPKKRRTPLVQGFIEHFARYRYTVGPTIAFLQGRDPTIAHRIASRTFLPEGPRYDAVDAYVDPDDPEGGDPLAWAFGALGLADRARHLATLYLNELADILRDAVDPRFEFVRYAESLAMSQPTFEPLAAALAAKPTLVDDYLRELTLEAIARHRPQLVLVSTPFPGSVYGAFRIAQAIKAAHPEIVTVLGGGFVNTELRELAEPRVFDHFDYVTLDDGERPLLALLEHLRGRRGRSRLVRTFVRDPDTAQVRYINLAEPDVPFAEVGTPTWDGLPLDGYLSVLDMLNPMHRLWSDGRWNKLTVAHGCYWKKCTFCDISLDYIGRYDGAAATLLVDRIEAIIAETGQTGFHFVDEAAPPKALRALAEELLRRGVAISWWGNIRFEKSFTPELCQLLADSGCIAVSGGLEVASDRLLQLMKKGVSVEQVARVTHAFTAAGVLVHAYLMYGFPTQTVHDTVDALEYVRQLFAAGCIQSGFFHRFACTVHSPVGKHPEEFGVTLKPLPEVTFAKNDVGFIDPTGVDHDRLGRALNKALYNYMHGIGLDTDVRSWFEDKVPRPRVARHFIARALEG; from the coding sequence ATGACGCAGCTCAACACGCCGTACCCGTCCACCGCCTACCTCACCGGCTTCCTGCGCTCGCGCGGCGTGGACGCGGTGCAGGAGGACCTGGCGCTGAAGCTGGTGCTGCGCCTGCTCTCGCCCGCCGGCCTGGACGACATCCGCGCCTGCGCCGAGGCCCTGCCGAAGAAGCGGCGCACGCCGCTGGTGCAGGGCTTCATCGAGCACTTCGCGCGCTACCGCTACACCGTCGGCCCCACCATCGCCTTCCTGCAGGGCCGCGACCCGACCATCGCCCACCGCATCGCCAGCCGGACCTTCCTGCCCGAGGGTCCGCGCTACGATGCGGTCGACGCCTATGTCGACCCCGACGACCCCGAGGGCGGCGACCCGCTCGCCTGGGCCTTCGGCGCGCTCGGCCTGGCAGACCGCGCGCGCCACCTGGCGACGCTGTACCTCAACGAGCTCGCCGACATCCTGCGCGACGCGGTCGACCCCCGCTTCGAGTTCGTGCGCTATGCCGAGTCGCTGGCGATGAGCCAGCCGACCTTCGAGCCCCTCGCCGCCGCGCTGGCCGCCAAGCCGACGCTGGTGGACGACTACCTGCGCGAACTCACCCTGGAGGCCATCGCCCGCCACCGGCCGCAACTGGTTCTCGTCTCCACGCCCTTCCCCGGCTCGGTCTACGGCGCCTTCCGCATCGCGCAGGCGATCAAGGCCGCGCATCCGGAGATCGTCACCGTGCTCGGCGGCGGCTTCGTCAATACCGAGCTGCGCGAGCTGGCCGAGCCGCGGGTGTTCGATCATTTCGACTACGTCACGCTGGACGACGGCGAGCGCCCGCTGCTGGCGCTGCTCGAGCACCTGCGGGGCAGGCGCGGCAGGTCGCGCCTGGTGCGCACCTTCGTGCGCGACCCGGACACCGCGCAAGTCCGCTACATCAACCTCGCCGAACCCGACGTCCCCTTCGCCGAGGTCGGCACCCCGACGTGGGACGGCCTGCCGCTGGACGGCTACCTGTCGGTGCTCGACATGCTCAACCCGATGCACCGGCTGTGGTCGGACGGGCGCTGGAACAAGCTCACCGTGGCCCACGGCTGCTACTGGAAGAAGTGCACCTTCTGCGACATCAGCCTGGATTACATCGGGCGCTACGACGGCGCCGCCGCCACCCTGCTGGTCGACCGCATCGAGGCCATCATCGCCGAGACCGGGCAGACCGGCTTCCACTTCGTGGACGAGGCCGCGCCGCCCAAGGCCTTGCGCGCGCTCGCCGAGGAGCTGCTGCGCCGCGGCGTCGCGATCTCGTGGTGGGGCAACATCCGCTTCGAGAAGTCCTTCACCCCCGAGCTCTGCCAGCTGCTCGCCGACAGCGGCTGCATCGCGGTCTCCGGCGGGCTGGAGGTCGCCTCGGACCGCCTGCTGCAGCTGATGAAGAAGGGCGTGTCGGTGGAGCAGGTGGCGCGCGTCACCCACGCCTTCACCGCGGCCGGGGTGCTGGTGCACGCCTACCTGATGTACGGCTTCCCGACCCAGACCGTGCACGACACCGTGGATGCGCTCGAATACGTGCGCCAGCTGTTCGCCGCCGGCTGCATCCAGTCCGGCTTCTTCCACCGCTTCGCATGCACCGTGCATTCGCCGGTGGGCAAGCACCCGGAGGAGTTCGGCGTCACCCTGAAGCCGCTGCCCGAGGTGACCTTCGCGAAGAACGACGTCGGCTTCATCGACCCCACCGGTGTCGACCACGACCGCCTCGGCCGCGCGCTCAACAAGGCGCTGTACAACTACATGCACGGCATCGGGCTCGATACCGACGTGCGCAGCTGGTTCGAGGACAAGGTGCCGCGCCCGCGCGTGGCCAGGCACTTCATCGCGCGCGCGCTGGAGGGTTGA